Proteins from a single region of Eremothecium gossypii ATCC 10895 chromosome VI, complete sequence:
- the ROT1 gene encoding Rot1p (Syntenic homolog of Saccharomyces cerevisiae YMR200W (ROT1)) — protein sequence MVYVSWSAAALLCASFFSTVVLAQSAKDLYGTWSAKSNQVFTGPGFYNPADELLIEPSLPGISYSFTEDGFFEMATYRVSGNPRNLACPSAVMTFQHGKYEILANGTLILRPFEVDGRQLVSEPCVDKGVSTYLRYSQVETFQRFAVELDEYHGKHALHLFQFDGSPVQPLYLAYRPPLMLPTITLNPTDHAGATATAGPGHRKRSLGELVRAGLQDKHKTTAVRNPSLFNAAFYWWCSAGVIAAGTVLFFMV from the coding sequence ATGGTTTACGTCAGTTGGTCGGCGGCTGCGCTATTGTGTGCAAGCTTTTTCTCGACGGTGGTGCTGGCGCAGTCGGCGAAGGACCTGTACGGGACTTGGTCGGCCAAGTCGAACCAGGTGTTCACGGGCCCGGGGTTCTACAACCCTGCGGACGAGCTGCTAATTGAGCCTTCTCTACCGGGCATATCGTACTCGTTCACCGAGGACGGATTTTTCGAGATGGCCACGTACCGGGTGTCGGGCAACCCGCGGAACCTTGCGTGCCCCTCGGCGGTGATGACCTTCCAGCACGGCAAGTACGAGATCCTCGCCAACGGAACGCTGATCCTGCGTCCGTTCGAAGTCGACGGGCGCCAGCTCGTCAGCGAGCCGTGCGTGGACAAGGGCGTGTCGACGTACCTGCGCTACAGCCAAGTCGAGACGTTCCAGCGCTTCGCGGTCGAGCTCGACGAGTACCACGGCAAGCACGCGCTGCATTTGTTCCAGTTCGACGGCTCGCCGGTCCAGCCCCTCTACCTGGCTTACCGCCCGCCGCTCATGTTGCCCACCATCACGCTCAACCCGACGGACCACGCCGGGGCCACTGCTACTGCCGGCCCGGGGCACCGCAAGCGGAGCCTGGGTGAGCTGGTCCGCGCCGGCCTTCAGGACAAGCACAAGACCACGGCGGTCCGCAACCCCTCCCTGTTCAACGCCGCCTTCTACTGGTGGTGCAGCGCCGGCGTCATCGCCGCCGGCACCGTTCTCTTCTTTATGGTTTAG
- the CLN1 gene encoding cyclin CLN1 (Syntenic homolog of Saccharomyces cerevisiae YPL256C (CLN2) and YMR199W (CLN1)), producing MSVSSCDVPLGLIVNAKQTYYPIELSNAELLAHYETIQDYHQEISENVLQHSCRVKPDPKLIDQQPEMNPQHTRTAIVNFAFELAQKTRVTNGIFFHAVRLYDRYCSKRVVLRDQAKLVIATCLWLAAKTWGGCNHIINNVTVPTGGRFYGPNPRARIPRLSELVHYCGGSNVFDESMFTQMERHILDTLSWDVYEPMVNDYVLNVDENCLIQYELYKRQLEHNRQYANKRNSQDSNATEEDVSEEDEDLDNKIQLINIKKFLIDLAVWQYDLLKYEVFELAHGIFSIINKFTNQDLGPLLLSPIPSTNNESLVLNVFINGVIKCPAALLESYHEKFGVLQFVDQVKEYHESLQKKLQLAAAMDLSRRNNAKFYEAPSMPSPTYSQHSSYTPLRNTSNSESSVFSSVSNQQSPITPQMYSFSVQKPGSACGSSVSVNSISQKRNRDEETNYSIMGNDKENYDPTSTYTVPPRAKFAGHTYIFTGAAKEEQTSSTSNRSSLISLAIGNANSLV from the coding sequence ATGTCAGTGTCGTCGTGCGATGTGCCGCTGGGGCTGATTGTGAATGCCAAGCAGACGTACTACCCGATCGAGCTGTCCAATGCGGAGCTACTGGCGCACTACGAGACGATCCAGGACTACCACCAAGAGATCTCGGAGAACGTGCTACAACACTCGTGCCGGGTCAAGCCGGACCCGAAGCTGATCGACCAGCAGCCGGAGATGAACCCCCAGCACACGCGGACTGCGATCGTGAACTTTGCGTtcgagctggcgcagaaGACGCGGGTGACGAACGGGATCTTTTTCCACGCGGTGCGGTTGTACGACCGTTACTGCTCGAAGCGCGTGGTGCTACGGGACCAGGCGAAGCTGGTGATTGCGACCTGCCTGTGGCTGGCGGCGAAGACGTGGGGGGGGTGCAACCACATCATCAACAACGTGACGGTGCCTACGGGTGGGCGCTTCTACGGGCCCAACCCGCGGGCGCGCATCCCGCGTCTGTCCGAGCTGGTGCACTACTGCGGGGGGTCGAACGTGTTTGACGAGTCGATGTTCACGCAGATGGAGCGCCACATCCTGGACACGCTGAGCTGGGACGTGTACGAGCCGATGGTGAACGACTACGTGCTCAACGTGGACGAGAACTGTTTGATACAGTACGAGCTATACAAAAGGCAGCTGGAGCACAATCGGCAGTACGCCAACAAGCGCAACTCGCAGGACAGCAACGCGACCGAGGAGGACGTGtccgaggaggacgaggaccTGGATAACAAGATCCAGTTAATCAACATCAAGAAGTTTCTGATAGACCTGGCCGTCTGGCAGTACGACCTCTTGAAGTATGAGGTATTCGAGCTAGCACACGGCATATTCTCTATCATCAATAAGTTCACAAACCAGGACTTGGGGCCGCTGCTACTCTCTCCGATCCCATCGACCAACAACGAGTCGCTGGTGCTAAACGTTTTCATCAACGGCGTCATAAAGTGCCCGGCAGCTTTGCTGGAGTCCTACCACGAGAAGTTCGGTGTTCTACAATTTGTTGACCAAGTAAAAGAATACCACGAATCGCTACAGAAGAAGCTCCAGCTGGCGGCAGCCATGGACCTTTCGCGGCGCAACAACGCCAAGTTCTACGAGGCGCCCTCCATGCCCTCTCCCACATATTCGCAGCACTCCAGCTACACCCCTCTGCGGAACACGAGTAACTCGGAAAGCAGCGTCTTCAGCTCCGTCTCCAACCAGCAGTCTCCCATCACCCCCCAGATGTACTCCTTCAGCGTCCAGAAGCCAGGCAGCGCCTGCGGAAGCTCAGTGAGCGTCAATAGCATATCTCAGAAGCGCAACCGCGACGAGGAGACCAACTACAGTATCATGGGTAACGACAAAGAGAACTACGACCCCACCAGTACCTACACCGTGCCCCCGCGCGCCAAGTTCGCTGGCCACACATACATCTTCACGGGCGCCGCTAAGGAAGAACAGACCAGCAGCACAAGTAATAGATCATCCTTGATATCACTGGCAATTGGGAATGCGAACTCATTGGTATAA